The following nucleotide sequence is from Aspergillus luchuensis IFO 4308 DNA, chromosome 1, nearly complete sequence.
AACGGTCCGCCGAGGGGATCGGAACGCGGCCAATGTTTTGATCCAAATCCAGGATCAGCTTGAGGGCGTTCCTGGATCTGAGGTATGGCAGAGGAGCCTTGGCAGTCTGCAGGCCGACGCCAGGTTCGATTTGTCCCGCCGGGGTAACTTCCGGTTCAGACCCGGGCATAGGAAGCATCTTCTGCAGGACCTCATAGGCGGCAAGTGTGAAACCGAACTGTGGGGATGAACGAATGATACGAGCCGGGCCTCCCTTGAAGAAAGCCTTGAATCCTTCATCCCTCCAAACAGTGGCCGCGCAGTGACGCAGTCCGGTGTACTTGACCTCACCCTTGCGGGCTTCGACCTGCAGACGGGTCTTGATCACGTCACATGGGGTAGTAAGATAGGCTGCGGGCATACCAGCAATAGCACCTGCAGTGAGCAATTGCACAACGCCGAGCTTGTGAGTGGGCGACTCGCCGAAGAAGTCGGACTTCAGGTGCGCATAAGTAGGGAAGTAGATGGCGGAGAACGGGACTGGCAGGTAAACAATTAGAAGGGTTCTAGCAACTAAACAACGGGGCGCGAATCACTTACCATCACGGAGCAGACAGGCACTTGCTCCCTTGTACAGACCCATCAAACCCAGGTTCTTGACGATCCAGAGGGCAGAGCGGCGAGGAGCACCCTCAACAGACTTTGCGATCTCACCCTGGACTTGGAGACGAATCTTGACAATCTCCAGAGGGTTGGTGAAGATCTAAAACGGGGTTGCAGTTAGCGTATTGAGCCTCATCAATGCATTAGAATCACTGTCAGGATAACTTACAACTTGACAAGCTCCGGCAGTACCACCGGCCAGGATCTCGTGACCAGTCCAGATCTTTCCGTTCTCCTTGTTGGTGAAGTGCCCACGCACAAGGTCGTTCACAGTGAGCTTAATAGCCTTCTCGGGGGCGACACCGATCAATTGAGGGACGACACCAGAGTACAAGCCGGTAAAACCCTCGTTACGGATCACTTTCCTGAAGCAATCCAGCGAGTTGTTGTAAAGTCTCTCTCCGACGCGAGTTGAGCGCTGGTTCTGCATACGGGTCTTCACAAGATCAATAGGGTACACCATGAAGGCTCCGAAAGCACCTGCAAGACTGCCCAGGGCGAAATGGTGGACGGACTCCAACACGCTGTACAGCACCGACTTGGACTTCTCGGCAACCTGGTGCGCCTTATCCGACGCAGCTTGTCCAGCAACTGCGAGGGGCATACGCCACGATGCGTCAATGACCTTGGCGAAATCCTTCTGCGAAAGTCTTCCAGAGGGAGCATCCAATCCAGcgaagtggaagaggatgtcGGCCTCCATGGGGGTGAAAAGGGAGAACCGGGTAACACGAGCGGCAGCATTCAAGAAATCCGCGCGCGTGATCTTGCCATCGTCGCTGTGCTGGGCCGCCTCACGCACAATAACATCAATGATATCCATCTCACGCATAATGTTCTGGAAGGCACGGACGGTGGCATAGGAGATCTTGGTACCGGCGGAGATGTTGCACAGACTGGGGAGGTTTTCCAAGACGTAGTCGGACAGCTTGTGCTTCGAGGTCTCGAGGATGATGCGCTGGAAGTCTTCGGGCTCGATGTAGCCATCACCGTCCTTGTCAAAAGCGTGGAAGGCTTGCCTAATGCGTTCTCCCTGCAGACCGCGAAGCATCTGGGAGAATTGAGGGTACGTCATGTCGTGTCGGCGCTTTGTCTTTCCAGTGTAAAGGGAAGCCCATTCTGAGTTCCAATCGAACGGGATGCTGTCGCTGCTCTTGCTCAGGTTGCACACTTCCTTGAAGGTGTCCCATTTCACGGTGCCCGTTCCTTCCGTGTCGAACAATCTAAAAGCGATCTCGTATTCCGCGTCGGGTTTGTCCAGCAGGTTCTCGAAAGTCGTCCAGTCGGCAAGGCTGACTTTGCCGGATCTGCGCCTGTCGGCGACCATGAACAGAACGCCATAGTGCTCGCGTTTAATTTTGTGCTATTGTGAAAAAAGGTACCGACATGCATTAGCCAAGCAGGAACCCTTGCGAATCGTATGACACATACAGCACAATCTGGGGGATGAGCGGCAAGGATCAGGGTGACTCACGTAGTCTTCATATTTGGGAGCGATGGCATTGACGAAGTCCTCCTGGCTCATGTAGAGCTCTCCCGTCTCCTCGTCTTTGCGTGCATGGCGCAGGAAATTGCTTTTGATCTGCTGCGATGGCTGGGGCTCCTGGGAGGTGCCCACCAAGGATTCCTTGACTGCGTCCTTCACACTAGCCATGGTGTAAAATACAGCAATCTATGAACAAACGCCAAAGATGACAGATGCAATTCCAAAAGAAACCCAACGGAGCGACAAAAGAACGGAAAGGAAACCACGCGAATTAGGCAAGCGAGGGGAGGAGCGGGATTAAGAAGGGGTTGGGGATaagaggagggagtggagaagggggattAAGACAAAAATAACGGGGGAGCGAAAGTGCTTTGCGCCTGAGCGATAATCGATcgatcaataataatattttaatttccgGGGGTGGGCAGAGTGAATCATACACTGACAGCTGTGAGCTGCGCAGAAAAAATATGGGGCCCAGCAGTAAGTAAAGAAGGCAAGAACCTGACTTTTACAGGATTTTAATTGACTATTTGCGGTTTTAACTAATTTTTtcgttttgctttttttggTCAATTATGttaccctttttttttttcacatTCATCAGCACAAGCAAGCCTCACCTGGACAAACGGATAAAAAGtgactttttatttttattttttccaaTTTGCCTGATGACCTTGGGGCTGAGAGGGCGAATCAACCAGCAACATCGGGCGATCTCACCGCCCCTGGCTGGCATGCATGTTGTTATCTAATTAACCGCTCCGGTGAGGCCTTTTCCTATGCTTATGGCCTTATGCATCGGAGTTGGCCCCGAACCCTGGTCAAGTGCGGCTTCCTGGCTTATTTAACTCCGCACGCAAGACCCTCACTCCCCTCACAGGGCATTTCATATACACGTCTTGATGCTGTGAGATCGCGAAGTGGAACAACATATCTATCATGAGAGACCATTTTCATATGAATCAAActttttttaagaaatttCTCCTGTCCGAAAGCTAGTTCTCCCGAAACAATGGAAAGCCACGCTGACCCAAGGGACACACCCTCGATCCACGCCCCCTCACGGATCACGGATTTCGCCATGGACGACCAACTTCTCTCGGCGTGCCACGGTAACTCCGGAACTTTGGCCACCTTCGATAAATATGATAACCAACCACTGGGTCCCCCTTAAAGCCAGACAACCAGGATCTGAAGCACTCTCCCACTTCCCTCCCAAGAGTAGCGAATCCCGTTATCTAACGGAGTAGGGTGGTCAAGATGCATCGCAATTCTTCAGCGAGAGTAGCGAGCCCATAGCAACTTGGAGTATGCGACCCCTCTATCGGCGTTCATCTGCCACCAAGACGCGGCATGCGACCCGATCTCGGAGAACCACCATCAACGTACAGCTGAGGGTCAGACCGGATTTGGGTTTCCAGGTGAACAGCAACCGCACATCGACGAGTGATACTGTGTAGTAATGCAAGGCTTCCGCGCTTCACATGACATCGCCGTCTGACACACAAGAATTGGAGTCTTTCTCCCCGTCTCGGGCCGATTCATTTGGCTTACCCGCGAATGAGATGAGCTGCTTCCACGAGATGCGTCTCCGGCTCGGTGGGGACTCCGGGACAAGCAGGAGGAACTAAATAGACTAGGAGTTGATAGTCTATTCATCTTACCTAAGGATTAGACCTTCCCCATATTCATGGGCGTGTCTATCCCCCAACTAAACGAGCCCCGAACCTGGAGAACCCCGGGGAGGCTTGATTCCACTGTGGCTCAGCAGGTCGTCAAAGCGCATGTATATACGGGGAGCCGCAGGTTCTGTGCGCCAGAAAGACACAAAGGAATGCACAGGTGATACTCGTAGACGAAACCCGGAGAGGAAGGTTGTACCGAAATCccccggaagaagaacacctAAGCATGGCCTCTAGCCTAAGGCAccaggggggaaaagggtAAAAGACACGGGACCATAATTTCTCCGAGAGAAGACACGGCGCCACTCCACCTGGCATTACCAGGTctcggcctcggccttgCTCCGACCTGCACTTCTTCTCCGAATAGCTGTTCTCTCACGCGATCAGGAGGGATCTCTCCCAAGATGGGCatgagtacggagtagataggCAGCCCTTTCACCGAGAACTACATAGTCCTACACAGGATTAGCCATGTCAGTCGATATCTATTCATCAAGTAAATGCAACTACTTCTACTAGTTCTAAAACTCCTTGCTACAATAGATgctcaaaagtctcgggacaaccccccaaatcacaccaaaactcatctattttaaatctatttatctcaACAAATTTATATGGTATAGTggattttaaaattaataatattatatttaaatattaaaagataaatacTCTAccaaaattttttttcttataatcttttatgtGAAACTGTacagatttaaatataattaaaattaaagaattatatattttgtatgGGAACCCGTACaaaattttctagaaaaaaaatagatttctatatctatatttttaaaaaaccACGAAATGATCAATTTTaggttttataaaaaataatatatataaaagatatttaaaattgATtagaaagtaatataaaaatataaaaaaaatattatatcatataaatttcttaatatatttgcgtcgaaaaaaatagtaaagattttaatttattatagattatttcgtgaataataaatattatttcttatttattatatttatatatagaaatgataattatttatatatactcaggATTAGAGACTTATATCTCATCTTTTGAGAGAGTTATTTGTGTTagaaattaaagaaattttgagtgtcccgagacttttgagtATATAGTGTATATCCAATACACACCGAGCCCTGTTTTAGTCTCCACATGTTTCTAGTACTATCATAAGTTGTTTATTCCTCTAACTTACCGTTTTTACTACTAGAAGTGACTAGCACCTacaaacaaaaacaaacaTGTTCAATACGCATCATAGTGCGATTACTATCCGTAGTAACCTGCATAATATATGCTCTCACTTTCCCCAACGAAAGGCTATTCCATACATAATATTGGATGATTATTATCAACGCTATGTACTTCCTAGTATCAATGCTATTATTTATGTCATTTATACTACGACTTCCTGACTGTTCATAGACCTTCAGAACGAAGGTTATATGATTTTCATCTCACgcatatttatttactacgTACGTACTTCTATTGAAGATCTCCACGATGGCCCACACCTGCTAAATGTATTCGTAGCACACTACCAGAAGTAAGGACTAATATCAATGAAGGGGGACTGAAATTTGATTAAGGgtagagggaaaggaaataaaTAGTCCACACTCTCACAATGGCTCCTCAATCATCGATGGCATAcaataaaacaaaaaagaaaatataactatCATTTCTCTACTTCATAGTCCCCAGATCCTCTGCCTGTTCACCGGTATACATGATCTGTTTTTACTTCTGGTCAATACGTAGCACTGGTTGACTTCGTTCGTAGATAAGCGGACACCGGTGTAGCTACTTTGACACATTTGCTCACCCCTAAGCAATTAGGTCAAAAAGGCTACATGAGGGAGTTGACTCGCTGGTGTTATCTATTCTCGGGGAGCTTGAAAGGTTTAAACTGAGTTTGCCTGTACGATACGGTTGACAAGACAGACACTCTGCCTGTGTACATACGCGATCCAAGTGTAGGTTGATTAACGATGACTATGTACTCTCCACCGAAGAATATCAACTCAAGTAAGAATAACGATATAGATATTCTAGCTCCAAGTTCCCAAGACTGTATACCGGCAGGCTAGGCACTTCTGGCGACCTAGGGTTTCTCTATACGCAACAACCTGAAGAGTGTTCTTTccacaggaagaagatataaCATGACGGCGTTAAATCTAAATGCCGTGAGCGTCACACATGCACCGACGACAGCATCTAGGATAAAATGATTGGCCGTCGCAACGATAGTAAGTCCCATGAGCATGGGCCAGATGGGTGCCACAGCTCGAAGGTACCAATGAGGACTGAACTTCAGCAGGCAGAGCGCAATGAACATCGAGTTGCCGAAGTGGAGCGAGGGCATCGCTGCAATTGTGAGCTGGAATTTGTTCTGCGTCCAGGCTGAGCCGCCTGCATTGCTGTGCAGAACGTCGATGAAGCCGTACTCCTCTGGCAGCAGGCGAGGTGGCATGCACCTCCACAAGGTAAGGATGGTGAAGGCAATGACGTTCTCGAACGCCAGTGTACGCCTGATTGCTTGATACTTGTCTCGTTGGATGCAGGTATAGCAGTAGACGATGAATATCACACCGAGGACAATGTGTGAATAGTATACTCGAGCCAGGAATCCCATGAGCCATGGCTTCTGCTCAAGCACATATCTTTGTACGGATAGCTCGACATCAAGGTGAAGGAAGTGCTCGAACgagaggatggaaagggCATGGCGCTCAGCGGTGTCGAAAATAGCCTCATGGCCACTGATCATCCTAGCGGAAAACGCCCGTAAACCTTGATAAATCTATCCACACAGTCAGCAATGCGTGGTACTACAGGAAATATGCCTTGGGCATCAAGATGTGTCTCACCCAATATGTGAGTAGCCAATACCATATTTCCAACAAGAAGGGGAATTTGGCAAGGATCCGTGATTGTATGGTTCGGCGGTTTCGAATTATGCGCTCATCAGAGTCCTCATCGTTTGGCTTTATGTCCACTGGAGGAGCTTCCAGCAGTGGTGACTCGACGTCCGGCGTAGCGAGGAGCTTAGCGTTCTTGCGCCGATTGATGAGTGCTCCTGCGGTGAAGGCGGCGACAATCGCTACAGCAGGACGTGACCATGAGTATGCTTCTTCGGATGATGCGGATTTGCGAGTAGCAGGGATATAACTTACCCGCAGGCTCTAGAATGTTCTTCACCGCGCCCATTTGTGATGTTCAAGGTATGGAAACCAGGATTAGGTCATGTACACCGGTGGTCGAGTTTACCCTGCACTGCAGGCGGAAGCTTCGCATACACTGGAACTTATCGATGAGCCCAGCAAATGGAATTGATGTGTTGTCTCGAGCCTGACACCAGAGGATCTGCCTTGTCTGAAGTCTTGCAACAAGATCCCGGGAAGCCAgtcggagaaaaaggagaaaggggagCCAAGGTGACAACGAAGAATTGAGTTGAGAAGTTGTCGTCATCCGTGGCTGCCATACTTCCGTGGATACCTGGCGCCTGGTGGGGTTTGGCGTGTTTGCATGGTCGACGTGCCAGGGCCctacaaaaaaaaaaaaaaacagggcaggcaggcaggtgAGTTTGACTAGTCTGCTAGGTTAGGCAGACCCATCACTCTGTCCAGCAACCATCAACGCTCTAACGATTTCCAAGAAGTTATGGAGAAACTCCTATCTACTTATGGACCACACCGAGGTAGGTCACACGCGGTATTACCTCTTTTGAGAGCCACTCTGGTCTGGGCCCGAATTTAGCGGCGGCTCATCCAGGATCCATCGTATCCGAAGGGAACCGATGGCCGGATCGGGCTGCCACTGCTCTGCTTCGTTTCAAGCCACCATGGCGGGTAAGGCTGGAGTTCAACCGTTGCAGAAGTCGTATCCAAATTAGCTAcaggtacggagtacattaAGTGAGATGGTGATCATAGTAGTACGGGCAGTGACGCCCAGAGTGCCAAGTGCATCTCGATCGCGCTTTATTGGTTCCTACCACGCACTAATTCCTTCGACCGAAAGCTTCGCCGATCTACACTGACAACaactcttttcctcctcaatGTTTGTATTCTTTAATTGCTTTATTTACCTTTTGCCATcactcaacaacatcaacaatgagAATTTGTAGTCCATAAATGCGTGTGGTACAGTGGAGAGTTTGTTCATCTTTTTCATGCTTGCCGATCGGAGCCATCTTAGCGTCACTAAGTACTGGCTACGAGTCATACCTCGAATCTGTATATTGGCCCCTTTCTGTACAACACCCATTAAGCTCTCATGTTATGATGTAGCATAAATTGCAGTATACTTGGACTGCAAAGTATAATTTATGCCAATATACTGCATTTTGTTTATAAGGTAGACAGCATAAGTAATGAAGAGTTCTACTAGTCCTCTGGGTTAAGCCAACCCGAGCACTACGAACAACCTAGGCTTTCTGAATCATAATCCTCTTATCGATACATCCCGCATATCCAAACAATTGTCTTAGTCTTTCTTAAGGCAAGTCCCAGAATTCAAGCTACTGTCAGATGAAACTCTTGCTGATGATTCTCATGATGAAAAAGGGGTTCGGCCGTAGACCCTGAGATCCCCACCAGATATACTCGTCACCAAGGGTTCCGTTGATAAGATCTAATAACAAAGGACTCTGCCATCCCATCACTTATCAGAAGAGTGCGCAGGCTATATACTAAACCTTATATGGCCCCTCATATATTACTAGCTTGAGAACATGGCTTTGATATCACTTATATCCGTCATCTGTGTTTAGCACCAAGTATATTTTCTATTGTTGTAGGATTTCCCATAGCATGTAATGAGTTAAGTGCTCACACAAGTTTATGAGAGCACAGCGCATAGAAATACTCTCATGAACACTCTGAATAGTATTGACAAACAAATTTCTGGGTTATCATCCTCTCTATCTACTACAAGTACCTTCTTGCAAGTACGAGCGTGAAGTGGCAGGTTGGCTGATCGCAGAACCACTCAACATCCAGCGATATGGGTACGACTCACAGCTTGTACTCAGATTGTGCAAGGTTTTCTAATAGGCTGTAAGCTGAGGTTCAATGCAGAATATTTAAGGTTATCAGTAGATGGGCGAATGGCATGCTGACAGACCTTGCTGCCTTGCTGCTCAGTTTATAAGTTTAGGCCCATAGCGTGCTGTTACCGTCAAATCTAGAcaggaaagagaaagctgTGATCTTACTGTTCCTCTATGCAAAGACTTTTTAGGTAggttaatatatctagatgCGTAAAAGAAGATAACCAGGTCGCTGGGAAGAAACAGGGACGGTTCTCGGTGGGGCACCAGGGCGGCTAAAAATACCAAGCCTTGGAGCGCTACCAAAGAGATTCGTCATTTCTCCCTCGCCAAGTTTCGGCCATGGCAAGTGTCCTCCACCAGTCCACCATCACTCAAGTGTTCCTCCCCATTGTTAGTCTTGAAGGTCTGAACCCTTTGCAGCACCCTTTTGCGACCACCATCATGCAATCTATTGACCGTCGATCATGCCCATTCCTGGATATCCTCCAGGGCTGTCACAGTCACAGTGATCAACCAGGGCCATGACCTACTAATACTGATTGGGCTGAGAGTACACCGAGATGCAGACTGCTGACGGCAGAAGGGAAAGACTGACCCGTGAACCACAACACTCATCCCGCGTCGAAAGGGGACTAGAAGACCTAGCCAGATTTCCTGCTGCAAATGCAGTGGATCGTAAGGCGAGGTTGGTGGCCTTTTTACAGGCTGCGAAGGGGATCGCATCACCAGTCaaccccctctcctccaagtCTCTAAGTGGGCGCTCCACCCGGAACACGTACCAATAGGCCCCAGTGCAATAAATTAATCCCAAACGGGCCAAGCTGCCCACCCCCCAAACTGGCTATTTTTCTAAAATGGTTTTGGCGCCGGGGCTCGTCGCCTTCCAAAGCACCACGACCCGGTTCGTTTCTTATCTCATTCCTCATCGACTCTCCTCCCGCCCAGCCCGGATCCTCGCGCAACCAGCCGCATCATCGGAAAAAGAGGACCCTGAATACCGCTTTTCTTCCATCACACTGTGTCGACAGGTCAATCAGCTGCGATATCCGTCGATGGGCAACCCTGAAGTGACCTTTTTGTGCCTCCCCAATTCTCGAGCGCCTCACTCCTGAACACTTCCTCCAGCCATGTCGAATCGCGGTTGAATGCGGTGACTGGTTTTTGATACCAGCTATTTCCCTCCGGTGATCTATGCTAGGCAACTTTGACAGATGTGAAGGACCGAGGAACGATGACAACAGAGCTTACCCGCGATGCTCCTCAGATCCGGACTTCAGGATGGCTTCCGCGGACCTTGCGCCGACGATACTTGATTCCGTTGGCCTGCCTCATGTTCTTCATGCTGTTGGTGACTGAGTTTCTTCGACAACTGGGCAACAATGAAGGCAGCCTCAGTCTCTTTACCTCGACTGACCAACTCACCGACACCCGGAAATTCGCCTACACCTACGTTCCCACCATCCTGAGCATGGTTATCGCAGTCTTATGGTCCCTCGTTGAATATGATGCTCTTCGGCTCGAACCGTACTTCCAACTATCAAGACCCCAAGGGGCTCCGGCTGATGTGCTTCTTCTCAACTACGAATTCGGTCACTATACAACCGCGCCATTCTTTGCTATGAGGAACCGCCATTGGCTTGCGGTCTGTATCTCAATCCTGAGTATCCTCCTGCAATTGGTATTCCCGTCGTTGCAAAGTAGTCTATTCAACATGGATGATGCTACCGTCTACAAGAATCAGCACCTTCAAACATGGCCGACTATCGTGAACCTCGAAGAGCAGGAATCCTTGGTGGATAACATCATCCAGAACACGACCAGCATTCGAGACCATCGGGACCTGTCTTATAGTCAGCCGGAATCGAGCAAGTACGCCATGGCACCGGTGGCTATACCATTAGATGTTCAATACGACACCAAAATGTGGGAACTCACACAATCCATCTACTGGACAGAGTTATCCTGTACTGAGATCGACGTGGAAGATGCCGTAACCGTTGATGTATCCTCCAATACTTCTTCATTCGGTATCGGATCTCCCACTAGACAACCCTTGATTTGGAACCTCTACGACGTGTCAACAACCGATAATTGCACCCTGGAACTCAGCGAGGAAATCACCATACCGCCGACAAACTCATCTGTGCAGATTTCACACTGGCAGCCGAACGCATCCACGACTAGTATTACCAAGCAGTGTGCTTCTTTCGACCTAATCGGACTGACGGTGGACGTTAGTCTCAACAAATCCAGTGAACTTGATCGTCAGAAATCCGACTATTCGAGCTCTGATTACATCCATCAGGTCAATGGATTTGGCTGCAAGCTTGTCTATCTGACCTCGGAAGCTGGCATCTCAGTGCAAGTAAATGGTTCGCTTTCAATCGTTGATCTGCATCCGAACTCGACTACAGAGGTCTCAAGAGCTTCTCTTAATACTACCCACTTCAAAAGCATAATCTTGCAAGAGGTGGCCTCCACCAATGGCACTTCCACGTTCAATAAAAAGCCAGTGAGGCCATCCACACTTCATCGCGATCTTATCTCGAAGCTGGAAACTAGCGTTCAAGGCGCTTTTGTACCGTTGATGAACAGGATCTTCGATCTCACCAGTCAGTCACACTATGTGCAAGCTTCTCATGTGACACATCAGATGGCCATCATTGTTGGCCCGGTAcagtccttcttctccgaggcAATCCTTCTGTTTGGATTGGTAATGGTTTTGTATTTGGCCTACACCTACCCAAATCGCCCGAATATGCTTCGAAGTGACCCGGCTTCTATCGCATCCATGTGTGGTATCATGGCCGATGTCATTGATGCTTCGTGTCTGTCTCACTTGAACCTAGATCAGTTGTCAACCAGACAGTTGAGGACCATTCTCAAGAACTATACTTGCCGCTGGCAGCAAGCTTCTGACCCTCCCCGTATCTGTATTGAGCCATCTGCTGGTAAGTCTCGCACTAATTGTGATTTGCCTCGGTTAGGGCCTCATAGAGCAGACATGTTGACACTGTTCAGTTCCTCGGTCTCAAAGGCAGATCTTCCAAGGCAAACCCGATCCAAGACCTCATTTCCTCCTTATACCAATTTTCGCTCTTGAAATATTCCTCTTCATAGCGGTATTTGCAGGTATTGTGACGATATTCGTGGTGTGTGCCAAGGATGGGGCATTCCATGCATTGACATATCTCAACTCCGACAGTCTGGCGGCGTTGTTCCAATTCATCCCGTCTGCACTCGCTTCCATTATCAGGGCATTATGCCTCTCAATATACCGATACCTGAGCGTCCTGGAACCATGGTCTGTTCTTCAGGCAGGGGGCGCATCCGCTGCGTCTTCCCTACTTCTCGAGTACGGGTCATTGAATCCTATTGCTTCACTCTTTAAGTGGTTCAGTTACCGCCACTTCTTGCTGGGACTCGTAGGAGTGGCCTGTATGTTCAATACCGCAATGAGCATATTAGCCAGCGGGCTTTTTCGGCACGAGCTTGGTCCGACGAGGGCGGATGCTGATATGAAGTCCAACTACAGCTATGCGTCAATCGCCATAAGACAAGCCTCGCCAATAGGCCCCGAACTTGACACCATTAAGAGCAGCATCTACAGCGGTACCTCGGTGCTCGCTTGGACCACATCCAGCTATTCATTTCTCCCTGCATGGACGGACACATCGTCCGAATGGCTCGTTGGGGGCACCATTCGGGGCGTTGGTGCCGATTTAGTATGCAAGCAGCTTTCGATCGCCGACAGCTATTCCGAGGACCCGGTAACAAATGTAGCCAGTTGGCAATACTCGCCTTTCAACGAATCAGATACGGTGTGCCAAATAGACACAATCCAAGACACTGAGGCTAGCCAAGTAAACAGTTTGACGGTTCGCTTCTTCGCTTCACCGACATTTGCACAATCAAGTGGCTGTCAGAAGCCTGCTGTCGTCGTGGTTGCCTACCCCAGCGGAGGTGGCTATCTACAAACCACACCCGATACCGCAGTCGCGTTGTATTGCGAATCCCTCTTCATTATGCAGAATTTCTCTGTTGGTTTCAACTCTGATGGGTACATACAGTACCATGTTCCTCTCAATGGCACCTTTGTGACAGACGATGCGATTCTACGCAACGGGACGACAAACCTGGCCAACTACAACCTCAGGCTATCAAACCCTCTAAGCGTCACATACAATGGCTCGTATCTAGAAACCAACAATGCAAGCAGCACTGATTGGTTTGGCACCCTCACGGCAAATCTCTACCGCATTCTGGACACCAATACAAGTGTCATTACCGCAAATGTTCTCGAATCCGCCACCCGCAATGTCTACCGGTCAATCTTTGCAACTGATCTATCGCTTGAGCGGGATGCTTACTTCCAACTTCAAGACCACCCTGCTCGGATCAGCGATGGTATTATCTACAACATGTCATGGGCGGTGGTCCCATCGTTTGCATCATTCATGTATGTTCTAATCATAGTGGTCTTTGATGGGTGCGTT
It contains:
- a CDS encoding DUF3433 domain-containing protein (COG:S;~EggNog:ENOG410PIN4;~InterPro:IPR021840;~PFAM:PF11915;~TransMembrane:8 (i26-44o70-89i135-154o485-503i593-619o639-660i705-728o1050-1072i)), producing the protein MTTELTRDAPQIRTSGWLPRTLRRRYLIPLACLMFFMLLVTEFLRQLGNNEGSLSLFTSTDQLTDTRKFAYTYVPTILSMVIAVLWSLVEYDALRLEPYFQLSRPQGAPADVLLLNYEFGHYTTAPFFAMRNRHWLAVCISILSILLQLVFPSLQSSLFNMDDATVYKNQHLQTWPTIVNLEEQESLVDNIIQNTTSIRDHRDLSYSQPESSKYAMAPVAIPLDVQYDTKMWELTQSIYWTELSCTEIDVEDAVTVDVSSNTSSFGIGSPTRQPLIWNLYDVSTTDNCTLELSEEITIPPTNSSVQISHWQPNASTTSITKQCASFDLIGLTVDVSLNKSSELDRQKSDYSSSDYIHQVNGFGCKLVYLTSEAGISVQVNGSLSIVDLHPNSTTEVSRASLNTTHFKSIILQEVASTNGTSTFNKKPVRPSTLHRDLISKLETSVQGAFVPLMNRIFDLTSQSHYVQASHVTHQMAIIVGPVQSFFSEAILLFGLVMVLYLAYTYPNRPNMLRSDPASIASMCGIMADVIDASCLSHLNLDQLSTRQLRTILKNYTCRWQQASDPPRICIEPSAVPRSQRQIFQGKPDPRPHFLLIPIFALEIFLFIAVFAGIVTIFVVCAKDGAFHALTYLNSDSLAALFQFIPSALASIIRALCLSIYRYLSVLEPWSVLQAGGASAASSLLLEYGSLNPIASLFKWFSYRHFLLGLVGVACMFNTAMSILASGLFRHELGPTRADADMKSNYSYASIAIRQASPIGPELDTIKSSIYSGTSVLAWTTSSYSFLPAWTDTSSEWLVGGTIRGVGADLVCKQLSIADSYSEDPVTNVASWQYSPFNESDTVCQIDTIQDTEASQVNSLTVRFFASPTFAQSSGCQKPAVVVVAYPSGGGYLQTTPDTAVALYCESLFIMQNFSVGFNSDGYIQYHVPLNGTFVTDDAILRNGTTNLANYNLRLSNPLSVTYNGSYLETNNASSTDWFGTLTANLYRILDTNTSVITANVLESATRNVYRSIFATDLSLERDAYFQLQDHPARISDGIIYNMSWAVVPSFASFMYVLIIVVFDGCVVASVFLTRRGRFKFPRIPRSIGSIIPWVIHGQVLNDFKGTYAWSEGDREKHFVDLDKRYKLNRHETADGQWKYVLDEDNSRRDSESSTIELQPITPVPKNRFRTLLRRVTSDDRNQNG